One bacterium genomic region harbors:
- a CDS encoding carbohydrate kinase family protein has translation MTEEKKYDVVVSGYLCVDLAPEFFKTSGESNRADIFIPGSLTEVNGLTISLGGVVANTGSALKMFNQRVLLMGLIGKDLLGEIALKILRENGLSEGIVTTDKSGTAYGIVLSPPGMDRVFFESPGCSKHFTSSDINYKAIAESRIFHFGYPPLMKEFYINNGEELMKMFSIVKTLDAITSLDMTLPDPDSESGKVDWKCILTRVLPYVDIFAPSVEEIVFMMKPEFYSQITTNFTDGDIIESIPEEMVIDIGREMIDLGVRVVLIKSGKLGAYLFTGDISPLNDVPGMTLSENCWNHREIRSPAFRIDAYRVINASGAGDAAVAGFLTAMLKGENPEIAVKYAMCAGRNNLYGVNATDGLTDWDTMTKELNTE, from the coding sequence TTGACAGAAGAAAAAAAATACGATGTCGTTGTCAGCGGTTATCTTTGCGTTGATCTGGCGCCCGAGTTCTTTAAAACGAGCGGCGAGTCAAACAGAGCCGATATTTTTATACCCGGATCGTTAACCGAGGTGAATGGTTTAACAATTTCCCTCGGGGGTGTTGTGGCGAACACGGGATCGGCACTGAAAATGTTTAACCAGCGGGTCCTGCTCATGGGGCTTATCGGAAAGGACTTGCTTGGAGAAATTGCCCTGAAAATCCTCAGAGAAAATGGATTATCAGAAGGAATAGTGACAACCGATAAATCCGGAACTGCTTACGGAATCGTTCTGTCACCGCCGGGAATGGACCGTGTTTTTTTTGAATCACCCGGCTGCAGCAAACATTTTACATCGTCTGATATAAATTATAAAGCAATCGCGGAAAGCCGCATTTTCCATTTTGGTTATCCTCCTCTCATGAAGGAATTTTACATTAATAATGGCGAAGAGTTGATGAAAATGTTTTCCATCGTAAAAACTCTCGATGCCATAACATCACTCGATATGACTTTACCCGATCCAGACAGTGAGTCAGGAAAAGTCGATTGGAAATGTATTCTGACGCGTGTGCTTCCCTATGTGGATATTTTCGCACCGAGCGTAGAAGAAATTGTGTTTATGATGAAACCGGAGTTCTATTCACAGATCACGACAAATTTCACCGATGGAGACATCATTGAATCGATTCCGGAAGAGATGGTCATTGATATCGGCAGAGAAATGATCGATCTCGGTGTTCGTGTAGTATTGATCAAGTCAGGAAAGCTTGGCGCATACCTCTTCACCGGTGATATCAGCCCGCTCAATGATGTTCCGGGTATGACATTATCTGAAAATTGCTGGAATCACCGTGAAATCAGGTCGCCGGCTTTTCGGATCGATGCATACCGAGTGATAAATGCATCGGGAGCCGGAGATGCAGCGGTTGCGGGATTTCTCACAGCCATGCTGAAGGGTGAAAATCCTGAAATTGCCGTAAAATATGCAATGTGTGCAGGAAGAAACAACCTCTATGGTGTGAATGCCACCGATGGTCTGACCGACTGGGATACTATGACAAAAGAACTTAATACCGAATAG
- a CDS encoding right-handed parallel beta-helix repeat-containing protein: MQKIKMFFGKRVAFLSTVLMFTLGMAAAQSPVVNITSGISYGTLSDAINALNDGETLEIRSSGTYPCPGLTIKKNNVTLRGANGVTAILNGDFNWNGCCLKIEGNGVNLSNLDIIRALDIVKAAGVNNLVLNNLRINNANGNGVLLDGITGISISTLAFYQVNGSAVNIKNSDSVSISDVTAANYGTINKCIEITGTTDITINRAFLGSWNRNMVLSQCTGVTITGLDMVYGNYGLSLDSCPGTVMDSIDSENIIYTNIAINTSNNCVIRNGTLQPQSREAIALSNASGTNILDMRMLCRGGATSGVTVTNSPSTVIRRCEIKNGGYDGVTVTASAGCTIENTLLCSNRKGILLTSSSNSTLIKNNTVINNLDSGISLGSVNGVNIRNNIVVNNGKTYWTWGIRCEWGTVQNLSLTYNDIWNNRENYSNCIPGTGSLSVDPLLVDGCADAHLRSGSPCIDTGDPDDPVGDEPSPNGGRINIGVYGGTVDATTTAQVEVTIAEAAARGWVNLYCYPWQDIQYVQISGLPGAANTILPPWCGFWVIVNQDVDIVFPHNPTAQIPSPGNVMSKELLNSWYYLISVPLNPVNKDVNAVFGDDLGDGLYDGSTGQKWRVSKWNVDSGDYTRYTGTGSFPELIPGRGVWIRQIYDETRTITVSGNPVSNTSDYSLKLKSTGGETYHMIGNPYPYNIDWRSVKVRVPMTDALQAGKIAAPVDFNDIRTWDVELKLSTTNGIFVDANNKAGVILSEDDYSYMLNAVDMEPFADDYIRLYLLDPDDQDRNKRSYDYRGPFENSCVWNVVLSTSMDEAQAILDLGNLSSIPDLYTATLTAPDLTVTALTGDVHIPVTLSSNADVVYRLTLTRAEPLAVEEESIPRAFGIVGASPNPFNPATTIEYITDHPGNVQLSVYNIAGQKIAVLAEGIMNAGKHSVTWYAAGQGSGVYFVILETSEKRDVRKVMLMR, encoded by the coding sequence ATGCAGAAGATAAAAATGTTTTTTGGGAAGCGAGTCGCCTTTCTATCGACAGTTCTTATGTTTACGCTGGGTATGGCCGCGGCTCAGAGCCCTGTCGTAAATATCACCAGCGGTATATCATACGGGACGCTTTCAGATGCTATAAATGCACTTAATGATGGCGAAACCCTCGAAATACGGTCGTCGGGAACATACCCCTGTCCGGGGCTCACCATTAAAAAGAATAATGTTACACTACGCGGTGCGAATGGAGTAACCGCCATTCTCAACGGTGATTTCAATTGGAACGGATGTTGCCTTAAAATCGAAGGCAACGGAGTAAACCTCAGTAATCTTGATATCATCAGGGCTCTCGATATTGTAAAAGCGGCCGGGGTAAACAATCTTGTTCTGAACAATCTGCGTATTAACAACGCCAATGGCAATGGAGTGCTTCTTGACGGGATTACCGGCATATCCATTTCCACTCTTGCGTTTTATCAGGTGAACGGTTCGGCTGTCAACATAAAGAATTCCGATTCGGTATCCATCAGCGATGTCACTGCCGCGAATTATGGCACGATCAACAAATGCATTGAGATTACCGGAACCACTGATATAACCATCAACCGGGCATTTCTGGGAAGTTGGAACAGGAATATGGTTCTCAGCCAGTGCACCGGAGTGACGATAACCGGCCTCGATATGGTATACGGTAATTACGGATTGAGTCTCGATTCCTGTCCCGGAACGGTAATGGACAGTATTGACAGCGAGAACATAATCTATACGAATATAGCCATCAACACCTCAAACAACTGCGTAATACGGAACGGTACGCTTCAGCCGCAAAGCAGAGAGGCTATAGCACTCAGCAATGCATCAGGAACGAATATTCTGGACATGCGGATGCTGTGCAGAGGAGGTGCAACCAGCGGCGTCACTGTAACCAATTCTCCCAGTACGGTTATCCGGAGATGCGAGATTAAAAACGGCGGGTATGACGGCGTCACCGTGACGGCTTCTGCAGGATGCACGATAGAAAATACCCTTCTCTGCTCTAATCGCAAGGGTATTCTGCTTACAAGCTCGAGCAACTCCACCCTTATAAAGAACAATACGGTCATCAACAACCTGGATTCCGGAATCAGTCTTGGTTCGGTCAACGGTGTAAACATTCGTAACAATATTGTCGTAAATAACGGGAAAACGTACTGGACGTGGGGCATCCGGTGTGAGTGGGGAACCGTCCAGAATCTCTCGCTTACTTACAACGATATCTGGAATAACCGCGAAAATTATTCGAACTGCATACCCGGTACCGGTTCTCTCTCGGTTGATCCCCTCCTTGTGGATGGGTGCGCCGATGCACATCTGCGATCCGGTTCCCCCTGTATCGATACCGGTGATCCCGACGACCCCGTAGGCGATGAACCATCTCCAAACGGCGGAAGGATCAATATCGGTGTATATGGAGGGACTGTGGATGCGACAACGACGGCGCAGGTTGAAGTCACCATCGCTGAAGCCGCCGCACGGGGCTGGGTGAACCTGTATTGCTATCCCTGGCAGGATATCCAATATGTTCAAATCAGCGGCCTTCCCGGTGCAGCGAACACCATTCTGCCGCCATGGTGCGGTTTCTGGGTGATTGTGAATCAGGATGTCGATATCGTGTTTCCCCACAATCCAACCGCGCAGATTCCCTCTCCGGGCAACGTCATGTCCAAAGAGCTGCTTAACAGTTGGTATTATCTGATTTCCGTTCCGCTCAATCCGGTTAACAAAGATGTAAACGCGGTTTTCGGCGACGATCTCGGTGATGGACTTTATGACGGCTCCACCGGTCAGAAATGGCGCGTCTCGAAATGGAATGTGGACAGTGGAGATTATACCCGGTATACCGGCACCGGCAGTTTCCCCGAGCTCATTCCGGGGCGTGGCGTCTGGATCCGTCAGATTTATGACGAAACCAGGACGATCACGGTTTCCGGCAATCCTGTTTCCAATACCAGTGATTACTCACTCAAATTGAAAAGCACCGGCGGGGAAACCTATCATATGATCGGCAACCCGTATCCGTACAACATCGACTGGCGTTCTGTAAAAGTACGCGTTCCTATGACAGACGCTCTTCAGGCGGGAAAGATTGCCGCTCCGGTTGATTTCAATGATATCCGGACATGGGATGTCGAATTGAAGCTCTCCACTACCAACGGCATTTTCGTAGATGCCAATAATAAGGCTGGCGTGATTCTTTCTGAGGATGATTACAGCTATATGCTGAATGCAGTGGACATGGAGCCGTTTGCGGATGATTATATTCGATTGTATCTGCTCGATCCGGATGACCAGGACAGAAACAAGCGTTCTTACGACTACCGCGGCCCGTTTGAAAATTCCTGCGTTTGGAATGTCGTACTCTCGACTTCGATGGACGAGGCACAGGCCATACTCGATCTCGGCAACCTGAGTTCCATTCCCGATTTGTACACGGCGACGCTGACAGCTCCTGACCTGACTGTGACGGCTTTGACCGGAGATGTCCATATTCCTGTTACGCTGTCAAGTAATGCGGATGTCGTATACCGGCTCACCCTTACACGTGCCGAACCGCTGGCCGTTGAGGAGGAGAGTATTCCACGGGCATTCGGAATAGTCGGGGCAAGTCCGAATCCGTTCAATCCCGCCACGACTATCGAATATATCACCGATCATCCCGGTAATGTACAGCTTTCCGTCTATAATATTGCAGGACAGAAAATTGCTGTATTGGCTGAGGGAATCATGAATGCCGGGAAACACTCCGTAACATGGTATGCCGCAGGCCAGGGCTCCGGAGTCTATTTTGTGATTCTTGAGACATCGGAAAAGCGGGATGTCCGGAAAGTAATGCTGATGCGATAG
- a CDS encoding PqqD family protein yields MEKLTVMHTMTLHKSDGIERIEVDDGVVLKHEGHIHVLNQTAVRIFDLVDGSRMHETIVSIMIEENNGTDVRGYVMDFIQALMKANLIHE; encoded by the coding sequence GTGGAGAAACTCACTGTCATGCACACGATGACGCTTCATAAATCCGATGGAATCGAACGCATAGAGGTGGACGACGGCGTTGTTCTCAAGCATGAGGGACATATCCATGTTCTCAACCAGACCGCCGTACGGATTTTTGATCTGGTCGATGGTTCGCGGATGCATGAAACAATCGTCAGCATAATGATCGAAGAGAACAACGGGACTGATGTTAGAGGGTACGTTATGGACTTCATTCAGGCTCTTATGAAGGCGAATCTCATCCACGAGTAG
- a CDS encoding nucleotidyltransferase family protein has product MISYESILGYLLSVTGVPGSLPPSRVWDTIPVLAERLRISFFLAGLIGECPHPDIPEKVVKKYRCDLSANIARNAVLSLQIRSIAQLFSTAGIPCMFFKGGACLVRGLYPSGWRFMTDIDILVHRKDRDRSLHLLETAGYCEKSDGVEQVHHLPPLSHPIHPGEVELHTTPYPLGEADERSLNELWSHAEIVLFMETPILVPGPTDHVWIMVRTDTIERVTIPRLPDIIEYSLIRDCKLTIDHDVLVQRAEHDRMPNLIRAFFYGVESFADGNDTRSQHDSELLRWEESSRIILRKELRCDCWHSSRRRWLAVRFLPPGGLKSRTVFGIWLAKEIVSTDRFRPGTFREKPLFLKALIYMKLGILFVVSGFEYLVFYRMTHKKHD; this is encoded by the coding sequence ATGATATCGTATGAATCGATTCTCGGTTATCTCCTTTCGGTAACGGGCGTACCGGGGAGCCTCCCGCCATCACGCGTATGGGACACGATACCCGTTCTTGCTGAACGGCTGCGGATATCGTTCTTTCTTGCCGGACTGATTGGCGAATGCCCACATCCGGATATACCCGAAAAGGTAGTGAAAAAGTATCGGTGTGACCTGTCTGCCAACATCGCCCGAAACGCCGTGCTGTCCCTCCAGATCCGTTCGATCGCGCAACTTTTCAGTACGGCAGGCATTCCCTGCATGTTTTTCAAAGGAGGGGCCTGCCTGGTTCGCGGTCTTTACCCGAGCGGCTGGCGGTTCATGACGGATATTGATATCCTCGTGCATCGGAAAGACCGTGATCGATCGCTGCACCTGCTCGAAACGGCCGGATATTGTGAAAAATCCGATGGAGTCGAACAGGTACACCACCTGCCACCGCTTTCTCATCCCATTCACCCCGGTGAAGTTGAATTGCACACTACCCCGTACCCTCTGGGAGAGGCAGACGAACGGTCCCTGAATGAACTCTGGTCTCATGCGGAGATCGTTCTTTTCATGGAAACGCCGATTCTCGTACCCGGTCCGACCGATCATGTCTGGATCATGGTGCGCACCGATACCATCGAACGGGTCACCATTCCCCGGTTACCGGATATCATCGAGTATTCGCTGATTCGCGATTGTAAACTCACCATCGATCATGACGTCCTCGTTCAAAGGGCCGAACATGACCGGATGCCCAATCTCATCAGAGCGTTCTTCTATGGAGTGGAATCGTTTGCAGATGGGAATGATACTCGCAGTCAACATGATTCCGAGCTGCTCCGTTGGGAGGAATCGAGCAGGATCATTCTTCGCAAAGAGCTGCGGTGCGATTGCTGGCATTCCTCACGACGGCGCTGGCTTGCAGTACGGTTTCTTCCGCCGGGAGGATTGAAATCAAGAACTGTGTTCGGTATCTGGCTTGCGAAGGAAATCGTTTCAACCGACCGATTTCGTCCCGGCACCTTTCGCGAGAAGCCGCTTTTTCTGAAAGCATTGATTTATATGAAGCTCGGGATTCTGTTTGTCGTTTCCGGGTTCGAATATCTTGTTTTTTATCGTATGACACACAAAAAACACGACTGA
- a CDS encoding nuclear transport factor 2 family protein → MTIIEQNEAAARRCIDLFNKRTLEWVETCYAPDVEWIELPLPATPGGQHGNRAFFGQVARRILSLFPDRHMEIRNLVAQSDRVVLELDWRGTAAASVGNIRAGMPIRFRVASFLTFAGGMIIKQVDYCVLIPTNEA, encoded by the coding sequence ATGACGATAATCGAGCAAAACGAGGCGGCTGCTCGACGGTGCATCGACCTGTTCAACAAGCGGACACTGGAATGGGTTGAGACATGTTACGCGCCTGACGTTGAGTGGATAGAATTACCGCTTCCGGCCACACCGGGCGGTCAACATGGCAACCGGGCATTTTTCGGCCAGGTTGCCCGGCGAATACTTTCTCTCTTTCCCGACCGTCATATGGAGATACGGAATCTTGTAGCCCAGAGCGACCGGGTTGTGCTTGAACTGGATTGGCGCGGAACCGCCGCAGCGTCAGTCGGTAACATAAGGGCCGGTATGCCGATTCGGTTCAGAGTGGCTTCATTTCTTACATTTGCCGGGGGAATGATCATCAAACAGGTGGACTATTGCGTTCTTATACCAACAAATGAAGCCTGA
- a CDS encoding LamG domain-containing protein, translating to MKSHHALGFFACFLLLFALPAFGAAESSDSGLLFYLSGDGGGDGFTADYAHGDPEPAYLNEYVLIPDGARGKAFRAPHSEEKLMAYLAPGNIYAERGTISFYWRPRDPVGKMPFKIFYVSYCDQSSLDMTWLRIDYNGSGYDAFVTDANMARIRVSYKPSSLPPPEKWTHFALTWDETQGVRLYVDGALAAKKDTTVVFYAGLGLFTPHGRFSTPGTVTSNCGHLRGGDIDEISIYDRMLSEDQVKNLAQGQSPGITGQLKRTLTDPRYRDEWWYRYGWNRPGDTPPYLSDRNFAVRAVEIHDAYDQKKWAWRSNDGIRETTWPDVYNRSSLPGRSDYFIEPDWYCYSTSGKSITYTLPEEPWNYCEITGAAYGNASGVFLDKESQKYREEKLLSRPKGQERTFHLLGKSYYGGKIRYENDVRETPLAEFQVYNVTPGSEPVGVHKMTYLLTGQADPDNPSLGELLTYIEKRFLPDERQIMLALPGGAPRNPKKAGVENPLPLVHILVPGQFRNEGPRTNSGAYAGFHYELVNLQWGLDGIAVDIPGLQVKPTHGEYFLLNIQVKDPLWPNRNMIDFSFSVKPGEPRTLWLDTRDRILPDGCSLYITIAGSGADFGPSSLDGGQIRLVFKEREQAIPEHEKDRFTQVRDNFAANLSETFPQRLKLEYLARFYRDITDLFRVNPDHIPGRYYWSTFTPEQGWPLFEQPEAPSGVPLWAFRQTEIVRQWRYFLNWWIDNRQIENGELGGGLSDDGDFANCMPGLALSGVDTEKITDSLHRLMEAYYANGMFTNGLNTIVTDALHVSEEGTNVQTELMLLEYGNPKLIERIMETSTRYPDITAINKAGHRHFPSRFYSSTFMATENPWCWSSPYSITVLHPGMVLVEFNGYPATMQLIREVGDGYLAHAVKDARGTVTIPREINFITDEGRDYSPGTVSEIFEVLYRWTGEGKYLLRLGSAATSGARVTTDKKRFEDAYARTIQYNAQRMYMGTEGFPWDDGPYITYGSILDDRLGGAPIYRGNQFPRHAVSWKFARPDDAMNLGILVPSPTPSSLKIIAFNLSNEPINASLVGWNVEPGTWEMTCGTDDNGDDMPDTMTDNRTVMFERTGEVTITFPPCKTLIVQMELKQKGIPYWSRPDLGIGNDDVRIKGGKISVTVHSLGSVDAPSAAIALVDGSGKMLSKAQVAALKAPLDFKPKTAGVVLAVPKGISMNGCRVVIDPDRELTEITRYNNTVDLEGIK from the coding sequence ATGAAATCCCATCATGCACTAGGTTTTTTCGCCTGCTTTTTGCTGCTTTTTGCACTTCCGGCCTTCGGCGCTGCGGAGTCATCGGACAGCGGACTTCTCTTCTACCTGTCGGGGGACGGCGGCGGTGATGGGTTCACCGCGGACTATGCGCATGGCGACCCTGAACCGGCGTATCTCAACGAATACGTGCTCATTCCGGACGGCGCTAGGGGGAAAGCCTTTCGCGCGCCCCATTCCGAGGAGAAGCTCATGGCGTATCTCGCGCCCGGCAACATTTACGCCGAGCGGGGAACGATTTCGTTTTACTGGCGCCCGCGCGACCCGGTGGGGAAAATGCCGTTCAAGATTTTTTATGTGTCGTACTGCGACCAGTCGAGCCTCGACATGACCTGGCTCCGGATTGACTATAACGGGAGCGGTTATGATGCCTTTGTCACCGATGCCAACATGGCCCGCATACGGGTATCGTACAAGCCATCCAGTCTACCGCCGCCGGAAAAGTGGACTCATTTCGCTCTGACCTGGGATGAAACGCAGGGGGTACGGCTTTATGTCGATGGCGCGCTTGCGGCGAAAAAAGACACGACCGTGGTTTTCTATGCCGGGCTCGGGTTGTTCACCCCCCATGGGCGGTTCTCCACTCCCGGCACCGTGACATCGAACTGCGGCCATCTCCGTGGCGGAGATATCGATGAAATCTCGATTTATGACCGTATGCTCAGCGAAGATCAGGTCAAGAATCTTGCACAGGGGCAATCCCCCGGAATTACGGGGCAATTGAAACGCACGCTGACCGATCCCCGGTACCGTGACGAGTGGTGGTACCGGTATGGCTGGAACAGGCCGGGAGACACCCCGCCTTACTTGTCGGATCGGAACTTTGCAGTGCGCGCCGTTGAAATCCATGATGCGTATGACCAGAAAAAATGGGCGTGGCGGAGCAATGACGGCATCCGTGAAACCACCTGGCCCGATGTCTACAACCGGTCGAGCCTGCCCGGAAGGAGCGATTACTTCATCGAGCCCGACTGGTACTGTTATTCGACTTCAGGTAAATCGATAACATATACACTGCCGGAGGAGCCGTGGAACTACTGCGAAATCACCGGCGCCGCGTATGGGAACGCCTCAGGGGTGTTTCTGGATAAAGAAAGTCAGAAGTATCGCGAAGAGAAGCTGTTGAGCCGCCCGAAAGGTCAGGAGCGGACATTCCACCTGCTCGGTAAATCGTATTACGGGGGGAAAATCCGCTATGAAAACGATGTGCGGGAAACGCCGCTCGCCGAATTTCAGGTGTATAATGTCACTCCCGGTTCAGAGCCGGTGGGCGTTCACAAAATGACCTATTTACTGACCGGACAGGCCGATCCGGACAATCCGAGCCTCGGGGAACTGCTCACCTATATCGAGAAACGTTTTCTGCCGGACGAACGTCAGATCATGCTCGCTCTTCCGGGCGGCGCTCCGCGGAATCCGAAAAAAGCCGGTGTCGAAAATCCGCTTCCCCTCGTTCATATTCTTGTACCGGGTCAATTCAGAAACGAGGGCCCGCGAACAAACAGCGGCGCCTATGCGGGATTCCATTACGAGCTCGTGAACCTCCAATGGGGTCTCGATGGCATCGCCGTGGACATTCCAGGATTGCAGGTTAAACCCACCCACGGCGAGTACTTCCTGCTCAACATTCAGGTCAAGGACCCCCTGTGGCCGAACAGAAACATGATAGACTTTTCATTCTCCGTGAAACCCGGAGAACCCCGCACGCTCTGGCTCGATACCCGTGACCGGATACTCCCGGACGGCTGTAGTCTGTACATCACCATCGCCGGATCGGGAGCCGATTTCGGCCCGTCGTCGCTCGATGGCGGTCAGATCAGGCTCGTATTCAAAGAGCGGGAGCAAGCGATTCCCGAACACGAAAAAGACCGGTTCACCCAGGTGCGTGATAATTTTGCTGCAAACTTGAGTGAAACCTTCCCCCAGAGATTGAAACTCGAATACCTGGCACGGTTTTACCGTGATATAACCGATCTCTTCCGTGTCAACCCGGATCATATTCCCGGACGGTACTACTGGAGCACGTTTACTCCCGAGCAGGGCTGGCCCTTATTCGAACAACCGGAAGCGCCGTCCGGAGTTCCGCTCTGGGCTTTCCGCCAGACCGAGATTGTCAGACAGTGGCGATATTTCCTCAACTGGTGGATCGACAACCGTCAGATTGAGAACGGTGAACTGGGAGGAGGGCTTTCCGATGACGGTGATTTCGCGAACTGCATGCCCGGGCTTGCCCTTTCCGGCGTGGACACCGAAAAGATCACCGATTCCCTGCACCGTCTCATGGAAGCTTATTACGCCAACGGGATGTTTACCAACGGTCTCAACACCATCGTGACCGACGCCCTCCATGTCTCCGAAGAAGGGACGAATGTTCAGACGGAGCTGATGCTCCTCGAGTACGGCAACCCGAAACTGATCGAGCGCATCATGGAAACCTCGACCAGATATCCAGACATCACTGCAATCAACAAAGCCGGGCACCGTCATTTCCCCTCGCGGTTCTACTCCTCCACGTTTATGGCAACCGAGAATCCCTGGTGCTGGTCCTCGCCCTATTCGATAACTGTTCTACATCCCGGAATGGTGCTCGTCGAATTCAACGGGTATCCTGCTACCATGCAGCTCATCCGTGAGGTCGGCGATGGGTATCTCGCCCATGCGGTCAAGGATGCAAGAGGAACGGTCACCATTCCCCGCGAGATAAATTTCATCACCGATGAGGGGCGTGATTATTCACCCGGTACGGTTTCGGAGATATTCGAGGTGCTCTACCGGTGGACCGGGGAGGGAAAATATCTCCTGCGGCTTGGTAGTGCCGCCACTTCCGGCGCACGGGTCACCACCGATAAAAAACGTTTCGAGGATGCCTATGCCCGGACCATTCAGTACAACGCCCAGCGGATGTACATGGGTACCGAGGGATTCCCCTGGGATGACGGCCCGTACATAACCTATGGCTCGATTCTTGATGACCGTCTCGGCGGGGCGCCCATCTACCGAGGTAATCAGTTTCCCCGCCATGCAGTGAGCTGGAAATTCGCGCGACCGGACGATGCAATGAACTTGGGTATTCTTGTCCCGTCGCCAACGCCCTCGTCACTCAAAATAATCGCCTTCAATCTCTCGAACGAACCGATCAACGCATCGCTCGTCGGCTGGAACGTCGAGCCGGGTACCTGGGAGATGACCTGCGGTACGGACGATAACGGCGACGACATGCCCGATACCATGACCGATAACCGCACCGTAATGTTCGAGCGGACTGGCGAGGTCACAATCACGTTTCCGCCGTGTAAGACGCTCATCGTTCAAATGGAGCTCAAACAGAAGGGGATCCCCTACTGGTCACGTCCCGATCTTGGCATCGGAAACGATGATGTACGGATAAAGGGCGGCAAGATAAGTGTGACCGTTCACAGCCTCGGTTCGGTCGATGCGCCGTCCGCCGCCATAGCGCTGGTTGACGGATCGGGCAAGATGCTGTCGAAAGCTCAGGTTGCTGCATTGAAGGCGCCGCTCGATTTCAAGCCGAAAACGGCTGGTGTTGTCCTCGCTGTTCCCAAGGGAATATCCATGAACGGCTGCCGTGTGGTGATCGACCCTGACAGAGAATTGACCGAAATTACCCGGTATAATAACACGGTGGATTTGGAGGGTATAAAATAG
- a CDS encoding DUF2283 domain-containing protein, giving the protein MKVYYDDEVDALYLHLGDEIPEGVIEISEGVNIDTTSDDKIVGIEILNVSKKIDLKTILHYSLEFEKDLIKSVTA; this is encoded by the coding sequence ATGAAAGTATACTACGATGATGAAGTCGATGCTTTGTATTTGCATTTGGGAGATGAAATCCCTGAAGGGGTTATAGAAATATCCGAAGGAGTCAATATCGATACTACTTCAGACGACAAGATAGTGGGTATAGAAATTCTGAACGTCTCAAAAAAGATAGATTTGAAAACAATACTTCATTACTCGCTCGAATTTGAAAAAGATTTGATAAAATCCGTAACGGCTTGA
- a CDS encoding LacI family transcriptional regulator, with protein MKQKAEKIRLKDIARETHYSLSTVAKVLSGSAEETRISPETTSKIMSAAQRLGYVPNLMARKLRSKRSGLAGIYLSYATDPICAGILTAILMELPKRGFSPILTVEETDIRECRDIWLRNRIEGLILCGPPDKVYPGLCVELHKHTIPCVTAGNISRFPTDLPELPGVRINNRMGIELSVNHLIGLGRKRIAFITGPNLHNDAVERQTAYVDIIKKYHPTIIIDISSENQYWQRGYLSTQLLLEKHGNIDAIIAYDDMVAMGAIKALTERNISIPGDIAVIGFDNQPLAKYSIPSLTTIDQPVDEIGIRAVHILDDILKKKHHSTPHHIYLDPTLIPRTSTLG; from the coding sequence ATGAAACAGAAAGCCGAAAAAATCCGCCTTAAAGACATCGCCCGTGAGACGCACTACTCTCTCAGCACTGTGGCGAAAGTGCTTTCCGGTTCCGCCGAAGAGACACGGATATCGCCGGAAACGACATCGAAAATCATGAGCGCCGCCCAGCGGCTTGGATATGTCCCGAATCTCATGGCGCGGAAATTACGGTCGAAGCGATCGGGGCTGGCCGGGATTTATCTCTCGTATGCGACCGATCCCATCTGCGCCGGAATTTTAACCGCCATTCTCATGGAACTGCCGAAAAGGGGATTCTCCCCCATCCTGACAGTCGAGGAAACGGATATCAGGGAATGCCGTGATATATGGCTCAGGAACAGGATCGAGGGTCTCATACTGTGCGGCCCTCCGGATAAAGTATATCCCGGACTCTGCGTCGAACTGCATAAACACACCATACCCTGTGTGACTGCGGGAAATATATCACGGTTCCCCACAGATTTACCGGAACTCCCGGGCGTACGGATCAACAACCGGATGGGAATCGAACTCTCGGTGAATCACCTCATCGGGCTTGGCAGGAAACGTATCGCGTTCATTACCGGCCCTAATCTTCATAACGATGCAGTGGAACGTCAGACCGCATACGTCGATATAATCAAAAAATATCATCCGACCATAATCATCGACATCAGTAGCGAAAACCAGTACTGGCAGCGCGGCTACCTGTCGACGCAGCTCCTCCTCGAAAAGCACGGAAACATCGACGCCATCATCGCTTACGACGATATGGTTGCGATGGGGGCAATCAAGGCGCTTACCGAGCGGAATATCAGTATCCCCGGCGATATCGCTGTTATCGGCTTCGACAACCAGCCACTGGCAAAGTATTCGATTCCCTCGCTGACAACCATCGACCAGCCGGTCGATGAAATCGGCATCCGGGCGGTTCATATCCTCGACGACATCCTGAAAAAAAAGCATCACTCTACCCCTCATCACATCTACCTCGACCCGACGCTTATCCCGAGAACAAGCACATTGGGATGA